From Trypanosoma brucei gambiense DAL972 chromosome 5, complete sequence:
ACAAATACAGGGTAGTCGCGTGGCACCGGGAACCTCAGCCTACAGAcctaacaaaaaaatttttaaaatccACACGTAGAGTAAGTACACTTCAGGGAGCAATCAGTCAAAACAGTAAAATAAGCGACGAGTAAAAGAACGAAGGTATGTATGTGATTCAACTCCAAAAACGTTTCCaagcaaaataacaaaaacaaaaaacaaatgttgcACTAGCAAGCAACGAACCTGCCCTTCCTGCGCACCGACTGTGCCACGCTCACTTTTTGAAAACACTTGGACCCTCCGCCTGGTCCTACTCTCTCCGTAACTGCAtgctatttttgttgtttcatacGAGCACAACCACGAACTGCTTGCAGTTAGGCACAAGTAGATGAGTCAGTTGGCAAAACCATATCACAAACCAAGTACACATATGCAACCATGCACGcataagtatatatatatatatatatatgtgtgtgtgtgtgtgtggtagaGAAGAGCGTAGCTATACCACACACCCATGTAACAAACGGGCAAAAgcagctaaaaaaaaaatcaaaaggCCGCCTCGTGCAGGCCCTAAgactcccttcctcctcctccacttcTCTCATAACCGCCTTCGTATTCCTTCCCTCTCACTCACCTTGTGCGACCACTGCGCCACGTCTTCATCTTCCACGAGTCTCCCGGCCTGCCGTCGTCACACAATGCGCTTTTTTGGCACGCAAAGATACTTCACTCCGCTTCTCATGAAATTGCTCTGACCCACAAGTCCGGGGGAAAGCGAGGGAGCTGCGCTATCCCTCTTCACATTGGCTCGTCATTGGTAAGAAATCAGCCACTCCACCcgtctcatttttttttaggaaCCACGCAGATTGCAGCACATCACTTGCTTTAGGCCGCTGACCTGGGTCAAAACTCAACAATAGCCGAATGATATCTACAGCCTCAGGTGGCACATTCCTCCATTCCGGCTCCTCAAATAACGGCCCGACCTCCATCACTTTCACCAATTGTACCTTATTTCCCCTGTTTTGAAAAGGCAGCTTCCTGCAGAACATCACGTACAATATGGTCCCCACGGCAAACATATCCATTCGTGGCATTAACTCAGCGGTGGTTGCCAGATGGCCGCTTTGCACGAGGCTGCGCACCGTCTCGGGGGCCGCATAGTTAATGGTCCCGCACGGTGTGGCGATAAGAGGACTGTCGGTGTACGACGACTCAAGCGAGTCCGCTGGCGCAGCCGAGGGAGCTGGGGACAATTGCCACACGTTCCCGCCCAAAAGACGATCACCAACACAACGCCGCCCCTTCGACAGCGTGCGTGCGAGACCAAAGTCAACAAGAGTCAAGTGGAATCCACCATCTTCTGTGGATGTTACAAGTACGTTCTCAGGTTTGATATCGCGGTGTACAACGCGAACCTGGCTATGCAAATAGTTAACGACCTCCAACAACTGTCGTGCAACTGACCGCACCTGCGCCTCCGTCATGGTGCCGTCACGCAGTGTCTTGTAGAGTTCCTTTCCGTCAACGAAGTTTGTCACGATCACAATATGATATTCGGTTTGAAAGCAATCAATAAATTGCAAGCAATTAGGGTGGTTCAGATGACGCAGAATCTCCACCTCTCTAACAATATCTTGACACATTCTGTCCAACGAGAGACCTCGTTTTTCAAACACCTTGAGGGCAACAGGGCTCCCCTTGCTCACTTTATCACCATCTACGAGGCTCACACCCTTGAACACCGACGCATACGTTCCTCGCCCCACAAAGTCTAAAATTTCGTCCGTCGCATACAGGCGGTCCATAAGACGTTCCATGCGAAAGGGAACGTGCGACATACCTGCACAAAACACTGATAAAGGTAGGGAAAGAAATATGTTTCAACCtccacttctttccttcctctcaccaaaaggaaaaacgggATAAAGAAGAAGCGAATAACGCCAGCAATTGAATACGCACATCAACACAATTAGCAAGAAAAGGGATACACGCGGTACTTTCACAGGTGAGTGGTTAGCTTCTCCATCACCCGTGttgacatatatatacgaatatgtATATTTACACAAAAGGTGCATAAAGAGTCATTGTGCACCCTTTCATCATCTCTATACATTCTAGTAACCACAACGAAAATGAGAGGAAACGTACCTGAACAGGTGCCAGGGTTGCACCGCCACCAAAATAACCGCGCGACGAAGGTTACGTCACTGTCTTCCACAAAAGGATGGACAACGGGCCCCAGGTCATGTATATGTACCCCTTCATCTCATGAGTCACAAAGGACCCAAAGTTCTTGCCAACGACACAATGCCAAATACCCTTGTATTTCTTTTGGAATTCCCGCTTCACGAAAGAGGCCACGCCATTCTCCAGCGATTCCGTTTCAAAGGCCTGAATGACAAGGTTACGCGCCTCCTCCTGCATCTCTTTCGTCATATCAGCGTTAATGTTGAATTCATGGTGCTTAGACATGTTGTGTGGCTTTAATAATACTACACACCCCTTAACTTGGTTAAACCCGTGACGATTAACTGTTGCTCGTGGCACGATCCCAAACAATTACGGACAGATGCCTTGCGAGGGAACAACGGCGGAGTGCTGCTCACGGCTACACGGCTGTAGGCGCaatgaaaaaggggggaaaacgtATGGGCAAAGAACGTCGTCAGATGATGAAAtagagaaagaaggaaagtgatTGATCCGAGCATGGAATAATCGGATTAAGGtaacgaagaaaagaggcGGAAGTGCTTGAAAGGGTCTCGTGCAACCTCACAAACGGgagtcaaaaaagaaaaaagagggaaacgcgagaagagggaaattaagttgaaaagaaaaaaaggaaggggatgaACAAAGACAGgggaaataatataaaattaAACGGTTGTGGACAGACAAAACTTGAACAAACGAGAGAGAACAAAACTGAAAATGTTCTGTCAGTTTGGTTTCCTGTATATCAACATATACgaatgtgtgtatgtttctgTTCCCGCTTACCGCCGACGTAAATCTCCCCCACCAACCAGCGCAGTGGCATCCGGACATTTTCGATTTTACCCAAGGCGTTTTCTGCGGTAACAAAGCACCATTAGCTTTACAAAGCGGCCTAATGAATTACACCCAACACCACGgtcccctccctttcttaTCGTGAGCCGTAAAacgcacatacaaacacatacatatttCTTTACGTTAACTTCACATATTACCTGGCATCCTCACacataacagaaaaaaaaaacaccgcctCCTTCACTCTTCTTTATTACACGTCACGTTTGGGCACAACGTTATCACTTTACAGCAGTTTTTTCATACAGCATTTTGACAGTCACACCAATCTCCTGTGTTTGCGAGGCCAAACTCGTCACGGCAAACTGTGTCTGGTCGTGCTTCATCACAAGAGTCGTAACAGATGCAGCCAAACTGCTGTTATGCTCTGCAAGCAGACGGTTACATTCCAACAAAGATgtgttctccctttttagACCGATAACCTCACCTTCCAACCGCCGCTTATCCCGTAGCAAacgctttgttttcttcctctctcgGCACAAAGCAGACACAACACCCTCCACATCCACCGATAATTTTCCCCGCATCGGGCTAACATC
This genomic window contains:
- a CDS encoding protein kinase, putative, whose product is MSHVPFRMERLMDRLYATDEILDFVGRGTYASVFKGVSLVDGDKVSKGSPVALKVFEKRGLSLDRMCQDIVREVEILRHLNHPNCLQFIDCFQTEYHIVIVTNFVDGKELYKTLRDGTMTEAQVRSVARQLLEVVNYLHSQVRVVHRDIKPENVLVTSTEDGGFHLTLVDFGLARTLSKGRRCVGDRLLGGNVWQLSPAPSAAPADSLESSYTDSPLIATPCGTINYAAPETVRSLVQSGHLATTAELMPRMDMFAVGTILYVMFCRKLPFQNRGNKVQLVKVMEVGPLFEEPEWRNVPPEAVDIIRLLLSFDPGQRPKASDVLQSAWFLKKNETGGVADFLPMTSQCEEG
- a CDS encoding dynein light chain, putative, which produces MSKHHEFNINADMTKEMQEEARNLVIQAFETESLENGVASFVKREFQKKYKGIWHCVVGKNFGSFVTHEMKGYIYMTWGPLSILLWKTVT